The Methanopyrus kandleri AV19 DNA segment TCCCGGAGAACCTGGTGCCGAGGGTCGCGTTCGAGATCTTCCACCGGTACCCACCCGTGACGTTCATCCACGCGCTCCGGGCGACGGACCTGTACGGTAAGCCGGTAGCGGTCGCGGACGTGGTCGTGGGGACGGTCCTCACCGCGACGGTCTTCGCGGCCTCGGCCCTGGTGTTCCGGAGGGCGGCGAGGGAGCTGAGGTGTCGTAATTCGGGACTATAATTCGAGCTCTTCCCCCACCCCGGGGCGCTCGCACTCGATCCCCCACCGCTCGAAGTGTCTCGCGTCGCTCGGTCGGAAGTAGTGACATCCTACCACCCGTCCCACCCCCAGCTCCCCGAGCACCTCCGCCACCTGCCGGATCCGCGCCGCCCCCGGGTACCGGCAGAACCCCGCAATCACGGTCTCGACTTCCCACCGCTCGCACACCCACCGCACCAGTTCGACCAACTCCCCGGGCTCCCGGGCCGCCAGCAGCACCTCCTCCGACTCGAGCAGCAGACCCACGTTGTTCGGCCGCTCCACCGCGAGCACGCCCGACACTACCTCCTCCCTGTTCCGTACGCGGTTCACCCGGCGCACGTCGAGCTCGGAGGACGGGGACGCGAACACGGTGATCCCCGGGT contains these protein-coding regions:
- a CDS encoding MBL fold metallo-hydrolase, giving the protein MRVVLVYDDRRGRRGFRPSWGFSCLVELEGRRLLFDAGGRDRILLHNLQEAGVEPRDVELVIVSHDHDDHVGGLPGLLDGNPGITVFASPSSELDVRRVNRVRNREEVVSGVLAVERPNNVGLLLESEEVLLAAREPGELVELVRWVCERWEVETVIAGFCRYPGAARIRQVAEVLGELGVGRVVGCHYFRPSDARHFERWGIECERPGVGEELEL